The Haloarcula limicola genomic sequence GAGGACGCCGACGCCTTCGTCTATCCCGGCCTGCTCGACGAGCCGTTCGGCCGCGTCTTACTGGAGGCGCTCGGGACCTACACCCCGGTGCTGGCCTCCGACGTCGGCAGCACGGACTACATCGTCGGCGACGCGGGCGTCCGCTTCGAGGCCGACGACCCGGCGGCGCTGGCCGACGGCTTCGACGCCCTCGTCGCCGACTACGAACGCCACCGAGCGGCGATTCCCGAACAGCTCGAACGGTTCGCCCCCGACACCGTCGAGAGCGCGTTCCTCGACCTCTACGCGGAAGTCGCCGAGACGCGGACTCCCGCGACCGCGGGGCGCTGAGAGAGCGTCACGGTTACTTTTTCGGAGAGGGCTCCGCGCCGTCTTCGCCCCGCTGCGCGTCTCGACGGCGCGACCGCTCGACGGAGAGCCGCCGGGTCCGCCGCTGTGTCGTCGAGCGAGGCGTCGACAACCCACCGGCTAGCAATCGAACAGGAGACCAGACGCGAGCACGGGTCAGAACCGCCGCGTGCAGCCGACGGCCGAAGCGAGAGACGGTCGCGGCGGCCGGGGACAGCGCCCGACCCCGACGCCGCTACGAACTCACCGAGCGTTCACAGACCGCCACGTCGCCGTTGTCGTAGACGACGCTGTAGCCGCGACAGAGTTTCTCCTGTCGGATCTTGGGCTGGAACGGATCGCCCCGTCCGTTCTGATAGTACTCGGCACCGGACTGGGCGTACTCGCGGTAGACGACGGTCTCGTTCGTCGTCGAGCCGTTGTCGATGACCACCGGCTCCGCGTTCACCCCCCAGGCCCGTTCGAACACCGTCCCGTAGGGGTGGTCGGTCGTGATCCGGTCCGCCGGGTCCAGCGACTGCTGTGACGTGTTCGTGGTATTGGCGATGGTCCGAACGGCGTCCAGTTCGTTCTCGGTGTAGCTGTAGCGGGTCTGGACGCCGTCGAATGCGGGGTCGTCGAGCGTCCCCTGACTCGACAGCATCGTGACCGGCGGATAGACGAGCGTGAACACCACCAGGAGGGCGATCGCGACTCCCTTCGGGGACTCGCTGGCGAGGTACGCCACGCCGATCGCCCCGACGATGGCCATCGGGACGGTGATGAAGGCGAGCCAGCGGCCGGGGACGAAGGTCCGGATGCCGAACAGCGGGAACCCGAAGATGAACACGAGCATCACGACGATGGCGATGATGCTCGCGATGGTCACCTGCGAGGTGCGCCGGCGATGCAGGACGTAGAGACTCCCGGCGATAGTTATCAGCAGCAACAGCAGCAGGCCCATGGCGTCGAGATAGCCGACGAACTGCTCCATCGCTGTCGGTCCCGCCGTCTCCGCTGCGCTATTGGCGCTCCCGCCGGACCCGCCCGCGAGATTGAGAAAGCCCGCCGACTCCCGTAGCGTGTTGAGGAAGAAACTGAGCATGGTTTCGAGGAACGACGACCCACGATACGGCGTCAGCGACCACATGAACGTTATCAGGCCGAGGTCGAAGACGAGCAACCCCGTGAGGTTGGTCGTATCGCGGACCTGTTCGCCGAGACCCGTCGACCGCACCGGGCGAAGCAGGCCGGTCGAGAGCAACACCTTCGCGACCAGTCCCGCGCCGACGAATATCAGCATGATGAACGAGGAGATCTGGTGCGTCAGGATGACGGCGATGCTGAAGACCACGACCAGCAGGAAGTCCCGAATCTTGTACGACGTGGACATGATGCGGGTCAGCGCGTAGATGATGCCGATGTAGAACACCAGCCCGAGTCCGGTCGGAATCAGGTGGATGCCCCACTCGATGACGTTGCCGCTCAGCGTGTAGACGGCGGCGGCGAAGACGGCCCAGCGCTGTTCGACCAGCACGTTCGCCGTCGCGTAGACGAGGATGGTCGACAGCGCGATGGGAATCCCGATAGTGAGAATCAGCGACTGGCGAATCGTGACGCCGAGCAGCTGGCTCCCGACGGCGACGAGGAGGTGATACAGCGGCGACGCGTAGTACTTGTTGGTGTCTATCGGGGCCAGCGAGTTCGCCTCCTTGATAGCGGGCGCCCAGTTGCCGGCGTGCGTCCAGACGTCGATGCCGACGTAGCCGGGCGCGGTGAACGCGCCCGCGAGGCGGACGACCATGCCGAAGACGAGGACCTGTGCCAGGAGGAGGCCGACGTGGTAGTCGCGCTCGTCGGCGAACATCACCTGCGCGAGGACGACCATGCCGGTCCAGACGGCGAGATAGTGGAACAGTAACGAGCGCGACTGATGGACGGCGACGACCACCAGCGCGGCCATCCCGAGGAACGCGACCGACGGGAGTACTCGCGTCAGCGTGGGCGTCAGCGTCGGGAAGTCGGCCGTGTTCGAGACGCGGACGCTGACCAGATACAGCAGGCACGCGAGCGCGAGGACGACGGGGATCGTCTCGATGTACACCTGCGAAGCGAGGAAACGGAGCGGTACCATCAACAGGCCGAGTATCAGGCCGACGACTGCGGCGGCGACGTCCAGCCTGAAATCGAACCATCTAGAGTCTGTCGTGTTGGGGCTCATTGTAGCTACGGAGTCGGTATGCGGTGTCGTGTCATGCGGTGAGAGCGCCGTCGGTCGCGGACGGCTGGTTCGTGTTCCGGTCCACACCGGGCAGTCCCATTATAATCGGCCGCCTAAACGCGGTCTATGGAGATGATAGCACGAGAGCGGTCGCCGTGAGCGATACCGAGAACGCGGCCGCGCTCACCCGAACTTCTGGAGGACGTACCGGCCCTCGGCGTAGTCGCTGGTCCGTTCGCGCATCTCGGCGACGCCCTCGCGGACCCGCGCCTCGAAGGAGTCGTCGTCTTCGCCCCAGAGACCCGGGTGAGTGAGTATCTGCATCTTACTGCCGAACCGGTCGACTTCGGGCGGGTCCGAGCGCCAGCGCTGGCTCGAATCGCCGCAGTAGCCGATCTCCGAGAAGAACCGGGGTTCGTACGTGCTCGGGAAGCCGTCGAACTCGTGGCGGAGGACCCGCTCGGGCGGGATGTGGAACGATACCGTCTCGATCGGGTCGGCGACCGTCGAGAGGATGTCCCACTCCTGGGCGACTCGCTCGGCTATCGGTTCGTCCGTCTCGGGCACGTCTTCGGGCGACCAGTACTGGTGGGTGCTGAAGTGCAGGCCCACGTCGTGGCCGAGGTCCTGAATCGCCGTCAGCACCTCGCGGGTGTCCTCGTTGAGGACGTTGTACACCGGCGAGGAGACGAGGAAGAAGTACGTGCTGTGGACGTCCTGTTCGTCCTCGATCCTCGCCATCCGCAGGGCGCGCTCCGGCGAGAGGTCCACGTCGTGGCGCAACAGCGCCGTCCCGGACTCGACTGGGTCGCCGTACCGGCCGAACTCGTAGCCGGCGGCGTCGACGTCGCGGACGAACTCCTCGTACCACTCGAAGGAGAAGTTCATCTCCTCGGACCGAGCGTCCGTCTGTTCGGGTCCGCCGTCGGTCAGATCAGGCGTCACGGCCGTCCTCCCGGATCTGCAGGTTCCGGTTCTCCTCGCGGTCGAATATCATCGCCATGACCAGACACATGATCCCCAGCACGCCGAGGACGAGCGTCTCGCCGACGCCCGCGCCCTCGCCCGTATCGCTCGCACGGCCCAGCAGTAAGAGACCGCCGGTGCCGACGGCGAACGCGCCCAGGTAGTAGAGGAACGCGAGCGGGTGGAAGTCCTTGACGAGGTACTTCGCGCGGAGCCGCCAGAGGAACCCCTTGAGCAGGAGGAGGGACAGCTGCGGGATGAAGGACCTGTAGGAGATGTGGCTCGTCTCGTCCTTGTACACCGCGCGCCGGGCCACGTCCGCGATGCGCATGTTGTTCGCGTTGAGGCGGACCAGCAGGTCGTTGACGAAGCCGTAGCCGTCGTACAGCTCGTCTAAGTCCAACTGTTCGAGCGCCTCCAGGGAGATGGCCGTCGACCCGTTCTGCGGGTCCATCACGCTCCAGTAGCCGCTGGCCACCTTCGAGAGGAACGACAGCATGAAGTTGCCCAGTTGCCGGAAGGCGGGCATGTCGCTGCGGTCCCGGTCGAGCAGCCGGTTCCCCTTCGAGTAGTCGGCCCGACCGTCCGCGACGGGTTCGAGGATGCGCTGGACGATGTCGGGTTCGGTCTGTCCGTCCCCGGAGATGACGACGGTCACGTCCATCTCCTCGTCGAGCGCGCGCTTGTAACCGGTCTTGATGGCACCGCCGACGCCGGTGTTCTCCTCGTGTTGGATCGGGACGACGCGGCGGTCCGCTTCGACGCCGCCGTCGGTCGCCGGCGGGGAATCGGCCGTGCGGTCGCGGTCGTTCACCTGTGCTGCGTGTTCCTGAATCTCCGCCCACGTCCCGTCGGAAGAGCCGTCATCGACGACGTAGGTCTGATCGACGTACTCCGGAAGCGTGTCGATGACCTCGCCGATGAGGCCCTCCTCGTTGTACGCCGGAACGACGGCGGCGATTGTCTTTCCCTGGTACATGGCTTATGTCGGGCGTCGTATCGAGCGTCTCTCCGTCCGGGGTTTCGTCACGGTCTCCATCTCGTCTGTTCTCTGGGGACAGAGGGCCGTTATTATGTATCGAGTAAGCACAGCGAGGGACCGCGCTCGGGTCCGACCTCGCGCCGATACCGTCAATCTGAACGACTGTTTCACGGAGAACGCCGTTTTTGGCCGTTGAAAGTCGCGTTTGTGCCGTGACGGCGCGCTCGTTTAGCGAACGCCGAGCCGGGACTTACCGAACCCATAGTAAGGAGGCCGGGCGACGACTTGCCGACGAAGATGACGACGGCTCACTCGACGACGGAGATCGCCACCGAACTCGGCCTCGAACACGCGGGGTCGGCCACGGAGGTCACCGGCGTCGACTCGCTGGACCGCGCGGGAGCGACCGATCTGGCGTTCTCGGTCTACGACGAGGCCGCGCCCCTCGCGGACTCGGCGGCGGGCGCGGTCATCTGTCCGCCGTCGGTCACCGACGCCGCCGGAAAGGCCCTCATCTACGCCGACAACCCGAAACTGGCCTTCGTGGAAGCCGTCGAGGCGTTCTTCGATAGCGGCTCGGAGACCGGCGTCCACCCGACCGCCGTCGTCGAGGACGGCGCGACCATCGGCGAGAACTGCACCGTCGGTCCGCACGCGTACGTCGCGGACTGCGTCACCATCGGCGACGACTGTACCGTCGGAACCGGGACCCGCATCGGCGGGCCCGGGTTCGGGTTCGTCCGCGACGACGAGGAGGCGCTCCACCGCCTCCCCCATCAGGGGACCGTCCGGATCGAGGACGGCGTCGAGATCGGCGAGAACTGCACCGTCAACCGAGCCGTCTTCGAGGAGACCGTCCTCCACGAGGGCGCGAAGGTCAGCGGACAGGTCCACGTCGCACACCACGTCCACGTCGGCGAGGACACCACCGTCGCGTTCGGCTGCGGGTTCGCGGGCGGTGCCGTCGTAGGCGACCGGGTCACGGTCCATCCCCACGTCTCGGTCGCGACCGACGTGACCGTCGGAGACGACGCCGAGTTGGCGATGAACGCGGCGGTGCTCGACGACGTCGCGCGCGAGACGACCGTCGCCGGATCGCCCGCGAGAGAGATAGAGTGACCCGTGTATGTGTACTCTCAACAGACCGCGTGGCAACGGTTAGCAGAGGAGCGGCGAGACGCCGTCCGCTCGAACCGCGATTCAGATAGACATTCGGTGTTGAATAACACGTGAACGCCCGCCCGGTTCCCCTCGTGGGACTAGGGTGGGGACGCGGTGTATTTTCCAACGTATGTATCAAGCATATTTGAAAGAATCTCTTCCATCTGGTACGTAAAATTGGAACAGACGAATTTTTCTTGATGGTATTATCGAAGAAAAGTCGGAGCATTTAACAAGGGTCGGATTTCCGTAGAGGGTAGGATGAATAATCCGAAGGGAGGCCGCGGCGGTAACAGCAGTATCGGTCGACGGACGTTCCTCGCAGGGGTCGGTGCCACGGTCGGAGCAGCGGCGACCAGCGGAACTGCCTCAGCGTATCACGACAGCTACGACCCGGTCAACGTGGTCGAGGCTGGCGCAGCCAACGACGGGAGCGAGTCGATAACGGGCGTACTGGAGGAGCTCGTCAGCGG encodes the following:
- a CDS encoding glycosyltransferase family 2 protein, with product MYQGKTIAAVVPAYNEEGLIGEVIDTLPEYVDQTYVVDDGSSDGTWAEIQEHAAQVNDRDRTADSPPATDGGVEADRRVVPIQHEENTGVGGAIKTGYKRALDEEMDVTVVISGDGQTEPDIVQRILEPVADGRADYSKGNRLLDRDRSDMPAFRQLGNFMLSFLSKVASGYWSVMDPQNGSTAISLEALEQLDLDELYDGYGFVNDLLVRLNANNMRIADVARRAVYKDETSHISYRSFIPQLSLLLLKGFLWRLRAKYLVKDFHPLAFLYYLGAFAVGTGGLLLLGRASDTGEGAGVGETLVLGVLGIMCLVMAMIFDREENRNLQIREDGRDA
- a CDS encoding LpxD N-terminal domain-containing protein yields the protein MTTAHSTTEIATELGLEHAGSATEVTGVDSLDRAGATDLAFSVYDEAAPLADSAAGAVICPPSVTDAAGKALIYADNPKLAFVEAVEAFFDSGSETGVHPTAVVEDGATIGENCTVGPHAYVADCVTIGDDCTVGTGTRIGGPGFGFVRDDEEALHRLPHQGTVRIEDGVEIGENCTVNRAVFEETVLHEGAKVSGQVHVAHHVHVGEDTTVAFGCGFAGGAVVGDRVTVHPHVSVATDVTVGDDAELAMNAAVLDDVARETTVAGSPAREIE